The Bradyrhizobium sp. WSM471 genome includes the window TCCGCCGCGAATAAGGCGCTGACGCTTCATTCCCTCGGGAATGTGATGCCGAATGGATCACATTCCAGTCTTCCCTTGCCTCGCCTCTCGCCCAGGCACGATCTTTTTCCGGGGACCGGTTCCCAGCCCCGGGGATCATGCCTAAGTTCGTCTGATTATGCGCGCAAAGCCGTCCCCGATAAATACACCTGAGACTGCGGAGCCCGCCTCGCGGGGGTTCTCCATCGACGCCCATCGGCTTGCGGCGCCGAAGGCCGCGCCGGGCCTGCATCTGGTCGCCACCCCCATCGGCAATCTCGGCGACATCACGCTGCGAGCGCTGCAGACCCTCGCGGGGGTCGATGTCATCGCCTGCGAGGACACCCGGATCACGCGGCGCCTGACCGAGCGCTACGACATCTCCGCGCAGCTCAAGCAATATCACGAGCACAACGCGGAAGCGGCCCGCCCAAAGATCCTGGAGGCGCTTTCGCAGGGCGGCTCGATCGCGCTGGTGTCGGACGCCGGTACGCCGCTGATCTCCGATCCCGGCTACAAGCTGGTGCGCGAGGTCTGCGCCGCCGGCCACGCGGTCTACGCGCTGCCCGGCCCGTCCTCGGTGCTGGCCGCGCTGTCAGTCGCAGCGCTGCCGACCGACCGCTTCTTCTTCGAAGGCTTTCTGCCGGCGAAATCGGCCGCGCGGCGGTCGCGCCTGGCCGAGCTTGCGCGCATCGATGCGACGCTGGTGATGTTCGATTCCGGCAACCGCGTGCAGGACACGCTGGCCGAGCTCGCCGAGATCATGGGGACCCGCGAAGCCGCGATCTGCCGCGAGCTGACGAAACTGCACGAGCAGATTTCGCGCGCGACGTTGCGTGAGCTGGCGCGCGGTGCCGACACGCTGGAGACGCGCGGCGAATTCGTGCTGGTGATCGCTCCGCCTGCTGCGGATGCCGAGATGCTGACATCGAAAGCACTCGACGACGTCCTGCGCGAGCAGCTCGCCGCGAACAGCGTCAAGGATGCGGTGGCGCATGCGGTCGCGCTCTCGGGCCGGCCGCGCCGCGAGGTCTATGCCCGCGCGCTCGAACTTGCCAAGGAATTGCGGGGCGGCGATGGCGAAGAATGAGGCCTCGGCGGAACCGAAAATCGCCTCGCCCGAGCGCGTCGCCGCGTTTCGCACCGGCATCTCCGCGGAAAGCCGCGCCGCAGCCTATCTCATGGCCAAGGGCTATCGCATCCTCGCCAAACGCTTCCGCACGCCGCATGGCGAGATCGACATCGTGGCGCGCCGCCGCAATTTGATCGCCTTCGTCGAGGTCAAGGCGCGCGCGACGCTGGACGACGCCGCCTTCGCCGTGACGCCGCGCCAGCAGCAGCGCATCATCGACGCCGCGCAAGGCTGGCTCGTCGCGCATCCCGAGCATGCGGAATTTGAAATGCGATTCGATGCCATGCTGATTGCGCCGCGGTCACTTCCACGCCATGTGTTGGCGGCATTCGACGCCTCGACCTGAAAGGCAGACCATGAAACTGAACGTCGCCGTCCAGATGGACCC containing:
- a CDS encoding YraN family protein encodes the protein MAKNEASAEPKIASPERVAAFRTGISAESRAAAYLMAKGYRILAKRFRTPHGEIDIVARRRNLIAFVEVKARATLDDAAFAVTPRQQQRIIDAAQGWLVAHPEHAEFEMRFDAMLIAPRSLPRHVLAAFDAST
- the rsmI gene encoding 16S rRNA (cytidine(1402)-2'-O)-methyltransferase, which gives rise to MRAKPSPINTPETAEPASRGFSIDAHRLAAPKAAPGLHLVATPIGNLGDITLRALQTLAGVDVIACEDTRITRRLTERYDISAQLKQYHEHNAEAARPKILEALSQGGSIALVSDAGTPLISDPGYKLVREVCAAGHAVYALPGPSSVLAALSVAALPTDRFFFEGFLPAKSAARRSRLAELARIDATLVMFDSGNRVQDTLAELAEIMGTREAAICRELTKLHEQISRATLRELARGADTLETRGEFVLVIAPPAADAEMLTSKALDDVLREQLAANSVKDAVAHAVALSGRPRREVYARALELAKELRGGDGEE